The genomic DNA GGTCAATGCTGCGCGCAGGATCCGGCTCACCCTGGTCGTTGAGATGCGCGAAACCCGTAGGAACAATTGCGCCTTCGGCCTCTCTGATCAGGGCCTGCATCTGTGCAGACAGCCAGCGATTGTGCTCAACGGAGTCAAACCAGCCCACGAAAGTTCTCCTGACAATGAGTGATGAATACTTGACTGCACGATCGACGGTGATCAGCAGTGATCTATGCTACATAGCGTAGCTGGTCTCAGCGCATTTGTGGGAGTCGGTGGTCCCACAACACGGACGTCCCCATCCACGATCACCTTCCTCGCATATGCGCACGTCATCTTGCCTTCCAAGGGATCCCGCATCCACGCCCTTCCTCGTACATGTTGCCGCGTTCCGGTGGTTCTCATTGACGAGGACGAGGCCGGCTTCCCATCACTCGCCACATCACGCGCACCCGCGATCACCAGTACAGATGTTCCCGTCCAACGGTCGGGAACACCCCAAGAAGTGTGCACATACGTGCGACACTGGATACATGCATGAAAGAGCTGGCACCGTTGCCTTACCTGAAGACCTCATTGACATTGACGACGTTATTTCGGCCTATTACGACGTAGAACCGGATCCAACAAACGTGGACCAACGCGTCGCTTTCGGTACCTCCGGTCACCGCGGCTCATCGTTAGATGGAAAATTCAACGAAGCCCACATTGTTGCGATCACCGCGGCAATCATTGAGTACCGTAAGAGCCAGGGCATTGACGGCCCGTTGTTCATCGGTCGCGACACGCACGCTCTGTCAGAACCCGCGTGGCGGACAGCACTCGAAGTATTAGCTGCCGCCGGGGTTGATACGCGCATCGATTCGCGTGGCTCCTACACTCCGACGCCCGCGGTGTCCGTGGCGATTCTTGGGGCGAACGGCGCTCCCGGTGCGCTTCGCACACAAGGCCCCGGACTGGCAGACGGCATCGTGGTCACGCCCTCGCATAATCCTCCCCGCGATGGCGGTTTCAAGTACAACCCTCCTCACGGCGGCCCCGCTGATTCTGATGCAACCGGGTGGATTGCTGCGCGAGCAAATGAAATCCTTGAGGAAGGCTGGCATCGTGTCCCACGAATCATCGGGTCCTCACTGCTGGACAGCCCAAGCATCCAAGAATTCAACTACCTGAAGTATTACGTTGATCAGTTGGACACCGTCATCGACATGGAAGCGATCCGCAACGCCGGTGTCCGCATTGGCGCCGACCCCCTGGGGGGCGCGTCCGTTGACTACTGGGCGGCGATTGCCGAACGCTACGGCTTGGATTTGACGGTCGTCAACCCGGTTGTGGACCCGGCATGGCCGTTCATGACGCTGGACTGGGATGGGAAGATCCGCATGGATTGCTCCTCGCCGTATGCGATGGCGTCGCTGCGTGAGGCGATGACTCCGGACGCGGACGGCAACACCCCGTATGACATTGCCACGGGCAACGACGCGGATTCGGATCGCCACGGCATCGTCACGCCGGATGGGTTGATGAATCCGAATCATTTCCTCGCCGTTGCCATTGAATATCTGTTCACGCATCGCCCCCAGTGGAGCGACCAGGCAGCGGTCGGTAAGACGCTGGTGTCGTCTGCCCTCATCGACCGGGTTGTCGGGGCGATGGGCCGCACCCTTGTTGAGGTGCCTGTCGGCTTTAAGTTCTTCGTTCCGGGTCTCCTCGACGGCAGTGTCGGTTTCGGTGGCGAGGAATCCGCGGGAGCGTCTTTCCTGCGTAAAGACGGGACCGTGTGGTCAACCGACAAGGACGGCATCATTCTTGCGTTGCTCGCTTCGGAAATCCTCGCGGTCACTGGGAAAACCCCCTCGCAGCTCCACAGGGAGCAGGTTGACCGTTTCGGAGCGTCCGCATATGCCCGTATTGACGCGCCGGCGAATCGCGAGCAGAAGGCGAAGCTCGCGGCCCTGTCCCCTGAGGATGTGTCTGCCACTGAGCTCGCTGGAGATCCGATTATTGCCAAGCTCGTCCGCGCTCCGGGTAATGATGCGCCGATCGGCGGTCTGAAGGTGACCACGGAGTTCGCGTGGTTCGCTGCCCGCCCGTCGGGCACCGAGGACGTGTACAAGATTTACGGCGAGTCCTTTAAGGGCGGCGATCATCTCGCAGAAGTCCAGGAGGCAGCAAAGGCTTTGGTGTCCGACGCTCTGAGCTAGTCGGCCCCACCGCACGTCTCACAGTTCGCGCTCGTCCTCGTTCATTATTTTTATTGACGAGGGCGAGCGCGGCCTCGTCTTCACGCACGTTCTCCCGCGCCAGAACCGGAAGGCTCACATTTTCTCGCAAAGTCTTGGATTTTCCTCAGTCACCGACTAGCTTAATTCGCGTCCTGCTGCCACCTGCGTGAAAGGGAAATCCGACCGATGCCGGGCCCCGCCGACCGATCCGTGAACGCTCCACAGTTGCCAGGTGGACAACCCCACGGCCCATCCTCTTCACATCGAACCGGCGCGACCCCTCGTTTACCGCTGGGGCGTCTCCTTTTACTCCTCTTCGCAGGTATTTCGCTTCTTGCTGG from Schaalia sp. ZJ405 includes the following:
- the pgm gene encoding phosphoglucomutase (alpha-D-glucose-1,6-bisphosphate-dependent), with translation MHERAGTVALPEDLIDIDDVISAYYDVEPDPTNVDQRVAFGTSGHRGSSLDGKFNEAHIVAITAAIIEYRKSQGIDGPLFIGRDTHALSEPAWRTALEVLAAAGVDTRIDSRGSYTPTPAVSVAILGANGAPGALRTQGPGLADGIVVTPSHNPPRDGGFKYNPPHGGPADSDATGWIAARANEILEEGWHRVPRIIGSSLLDSPSIQEFNYLKYYVDQLDTVIDMEAIRNAGVRIGADPLGGASVDYWAAIAERYGLDLTVVNPVVDPAWPFMTLDWDGKIRMDCSSPYAMASLREAMTPDADGNTPYDIATGNDADSDRHGIVTPDGLMNPNHFLAVAIEYLFTHRPQWSDQAAVGKTLVSSALIDRVVGAMGRTLVEVPVGFKFFVPGLLDGSVGFGGEESAGASFLRKDGTVWSTDKDGIILALLASEILAVTGKTPSQLHREQVDRFGASAYARIDAPANREQKAKLAALSPEDVSATELAGDPIIAKLVRAPGNDAPIGGLKVTTEFAWFAARPSGTEDVYKIYGESFKGGDHLAEVQEAAKALVSDALS